The following coding sequences lie in one Apium graveolens cultivar Ventura chromosome 3, ASM990537v1, whole genome shotgun sequence genomic window:
- the LOC141711807 gene encoding sugar carrier protein C-like, with amino-acid sequence MAGGGAVSSSNGKVYPGKLTTRVVVACIVAAMGGMIFGYDLGVSGGVTSMDSFLEQFFPSVYRKQMADDSTNQYCKFDSQILTTFTSSLYVAALLSSLFVASWVTRRLGRKLSMLAGGILFCAGALINGLAQNIVMLIVGRILLGFGIGFGNQAVPLYLSEMAPSKYRGALNFCFQLSITLGILIANLVNYWFAQIEGGWGWRLSLGGAIVPALFMIVGSLFLPETPNSLIEMGKQDQAKAELLKIRGVDNVDEEFEDLVAASEASKKVEHPWRNLLQRKYRPHLVMAILIPFFQQITGINVIMFYAPVLFRTIGFGSSASLTSAVITGLVNVIATFVAIYVVDKFGRKVLFYEGGIQMIICQIIVAILIGKEFGISGDSDNLSKGYAIAIIAFICMYVAGFAWSWGPLGWLVPSEIFPLEIRSAAQSITVSVNMFFTFVIAQLFLMMLCRMKFGLFVFFAFCVVVMTVFVHYLLPETKGIPIEDMAMVWKSHAFWKSFVNDDVDDEKPKKCSP; translated from the exons ATGGCCGGCGGTGGTGCTGTAAGCTCTAGCAACGGGAAAGTTTATCCAGGAAAGCTCACCACACGTGTTGTGGTAGCATGCATTGTTGCTGCTATGGGCGGAATGATCTTCGGTTATGATCTTGGTGTATCTG GCGGGGTGACCTCGATGGATTCGTTCTTGGAACAGTTCTTTCCATCTGTATATCGAAAACAAATGGCTGACGATTCGACCAATCAGTACTGCAAATTTGATAGTCAGATACTGACGACGTTCACTTCATCATTATACGTAGCAGCTCTATTGTCATCTCTTTTTGTGGCTTCTTGGGTCACACGAAGGCTAGGTCGAAAGCTATCTATGCTTGCGGGTGGTATTCTGTTCTGTGCTGGTGCTCTCATTAATGGTCTTGCTCAGAATATTGTCATGCTCATTGTTGGCAGGATTTTACTTGGTTTCGGTATTGGATTCGGAAATCAG GCAGTGCCACTCTACCTATCCGAAATGGCACCGTCCAAGTACAGAGGAGCCCTCAATTTTTGCTTTCAATTATCAATCACTCTAGGTATCCTCATAGCAAATCTTGTGAACTATTGGTTTGCACAGATTGAAGGAGGTTGGGGATGGCGTTTGAGTCTAGGAGGAGCGATTGTTCCTGCTCTGTTCATGATTGTTGGATCATTGTTTCTCCCTGAAACTCCTAACTCATTGATTGAAATGGGGAAGCAAGATCAGGCTAAAGCAGAATTACTGAAAATTCGTGGTGTCGATAATGTTGACGAGGAGTTTGAAGATCTTGTTGCAGCGAGTGAAGCATCTAAGAAAGTGGAGCATCCTTGGAGAAATCTCTTGCAACGAAAGTATAGGCCACACCTTGTAATGGCTATACTTATTCCATTCTTTCAGCAAATTACTGGCATTAATGTTATCATGTTCTATGCCCCGGTTCTGTTTAGAACTATTGGTTTCGGGAGTAGCGCCTCTCTTACATCTGCTGTCATCACTGGTTTAGTAAACGTGATTGCGACTTTTGTGGCTATATATGTTGTTGATAAGTTTGGCCGGAAAGTTCTTTTCTATGAAGGAGGTATTCAGATGATTATATGCCAG ATTATTGTTGCAATCCTTATTGGCAAAGAATTTGGAATATCCGGCGACAGTGATAATTTATCCAAGGGGTATGCTATTGCTATTATTGCTTTCATATGCATGTATGTGGCTGGATTTGCCTGGTCGTGGGGGCCTCTAGGCTGGTTAGTACCAAGTGAGATTTTTCCACTCGAAATTCGATCGGCCGCACAAAGTATTACAGTTTCAGTGAACATGTTTTTCACATTTGTCATTGCTCAACTCTTTTTGATGATGCTCTGTCGGATGAAATTTGGCCTTTTCGTGTTCTTTGCATTCTGTGTCGTAGTAATGACCGTGTTCGTGCACTACTTGTTGCCTGAGACTAAAGGTATTCCTATCGAAGATATGGCAATGGTATGGAAGTCACATGCATTCTGGAAAAGTTTCGTGAatgatgatgttgatgatgagAAGCCCAAAAAATGCTCTCCGTGA
- the LOC141713924 gene encoding protein IQ-DOMAIN 33-like, which translates to MQNRLEATRRERALAYAFSQQLRVCSKKKHTRSESDVESNMGWNWLERWMATRQQENCSTEITKQYDRPNRNQKSATRKRLLFDVAGEEESCGSNEVSIQLDNNSVSAFSKEKEEYTKPLQDRLKPTSVSRCKTLPSYHYAKETVNLDAQINITKDKVKVDSQTNI; encoded by the exons ATGCAGAACAGATTAGAAGCAACAAGGCGTGAAAGAGCATTAGCCTATGCCTTCTCGCAACAG CTGAGAGTCTGTTCTAAGAAAAAACACACCAGATCCGAATCTGATGTGGAATCTAACATGGGCTGGAATTGGCTCGAACGTTGGATGGCAACCCGCCAGCAAGAAAATTGCTCAACAGAAATAACTAAGCAATATGATCGACCTAACAGAAACCAGAAATCAGCTACAAGGAAGAGGCTGTTATTTGATGTAGCGGGAGAAGAGGAAAGTTGTGGATCAAACGAAGTATCTATACAACTTGATAATAATTCTGTCTCAGCATTCTCAAAAGAAAAGGAAGAGTACACAAAGCCCCTGCAGGATAGGCTAAAGCCAACAAGTGTTTCAAGATGCAAGACTTTGCCAAGCTACCACTATGCAAAGGAGACTGTTAATCTAGATGCTCAAATAAATATCACAAAGGACAAGGTTAAGGTAGATTCTCAAACAAATATATAA
- the LOC141711808 gene encoding sugar carrier protein C-like gives MAGGGAVSSSNGKVYPGKLTTRVVVACIVAAMGGMIFGYDLGVSGGVTSMDSFLEQFFPSVYRKQMADDSTNQYCKFDSQILTTFTSSLYVAALLSSLFVASWVTRRLGRKLSMLAGGILFCAGALINGLAQNIVMLIVGRILLGFGIGFGNQAVPLYLSEMAPSKYRGALNFCFQLSITLGILIANLVNYWFAQIEGGWGWRLSLGGAIVPALFMIVGSLFLPETPNSLIEMGKQDQAKAELLKIRGVDNVDEEFEDLVAASEASKKVEHPWRNLLQRKYRPHLVMAILIPFFQQITGINVIMFYAPVLFRTIGFGSSASLTSAVITGLVNVIATFVAIYVVDKFGRKVLFYEGGIQMIICQIIVAILIGKEFGISGDSDNLSKGYAIAIVAFICMYVAGFAWSWGPLGWLVPSEIFPLEIRSAAQSITVSVNMFFTFVIAQLFLMMLCRMKFGLFVFFAFCVVVMTVFVHYLLPETKGIPIEDMAMVWKSHAFWKSFVNDDVDDEKPKKCSP, from the exons GCGGGGTGACCTCGATGGATTCGTTCTTGGAACAGTTCTTTCCATCTGTATATCGAAAACAAATGGCTGACGATTCGACCAATCAGTACTGCAAATTTGATAGTCAGATACTGACGACGTTCACTTCATCATTATACGTAGCAGCTCTATTGTCATCTCTTTTTGTGGCTTCTTGGGTCACACGAAGGCTAGGTCGAAAGCTATCTATGCTTGCGGGTGGTATTCTGTTCTGTGCTGGTGCTCTCATTAATGGTCTTGCTCAGAATATTGTCATGCTCATTGTTGGCAGGATTTTACTTGGTTTCGGTATTGGATTCGGAAATCAG GCAGTGCCACTCTACCTATCCGAAATGGCACCGTCCAAGTACAGAGGAGCCCTCAATTTTTGCTTTCAATTATCAATCACTCTAGGTATCCTCATAGCAAATCTTGTGAACTATTGGTTTGCACAGATTGAAGGAGGTTGGGGATGGCGTTTGAGTTTAGGAGGAGCGATTGTTCCTGCTCTGTTCATGATTGTTGGATCATTGTTTCTCCCTGAAACTCCTAACTCATTGATTGAAATGGGGAAGCAAGATCAGGCTAAAGCAGAATTACTGAAAATTCGTGGTGTCGATAATGTTGACGAGGAGTTTGAAGATCTTGTTGCAGCGAGTGAAGCATCTAAGAAAGTGGAGCATCCTTGGAGAAATCTCTTGCAACGAAAGTATAGGCCACACCTTGTAATGGCTATACTTATTCCATTCTTTCAGCAAATTACTGGCATTAATGTTATCATGTTCTATGCCCCGGTTTTGTTTAGAACTATTGGTTTCGGGAGTAGCGCCTCTCTTACATCTGCTGTCATCACTGGTTTAGTAAACGTGATTGCGACTTTTGTGGCTATATATGTTGTTGATAAGTTTGGCCGGAAAGTTCTTTTCTATGAAGGAGGTATTCAGATGATTATATGCCAG ATTATTGTTGCAATCCTTATTGGCAAAGAATTTGGAATATCCGGCGACAGTGATAATTTATCCAAGGGGTATGCTATTGCTATTGTTGCTTTCATATGCATGTATGTGGCTGGATTTGCCTGGTCGTGGGGGCCTCTAGGCTGGTTAGTACCAAGTGAGATTTTTCCACTCGAAATTCGATCGGCCGCACAAAGTATTACAGTTTCAGTGAACATGTTTTTCACATTTGTCATTGCTCAACTCTTTTTGATGATGCTCTGTCGGATGAAATTTGGCCTTTTCGTGTTCTTTGCATTCTGTGTCGTAGTAATGACCGTGTTCGTGCACTACTTGTTGCCTGAGACTAAAGGTATTCCTATCGAAGATATGGCAATGGTATGGAAGTCACATGCATTCTGGAAAAGTTTCGTGAatgatgatgttgatgatgagAAGCCCAAAAAATGCTCTCCGTGA